The proteins below come from a single Gimesia alba genomic window:
- a CDS encoding 2TM domain-containing protein: MANKDKNYEQAKSRVEKKIGFMIHAGVYVAVNAGLITLNLTRSPEKYWFIWPLGGWGIGLAFHAFKAFSSGSAVNWKEKMIEKEQEKLDQ, from the coding sequence ATGGCAAACAAAGATAAAAACTATGAACAGGCCAAAAGTCGGGTCGAGAAAAAAATCGGTTTTATGATTCATGCCGGCGTGTACGTGGCGGTGAATGCCGGTCTGATTACATTAAACCTGACGCGCTCACCTGAGAAATACTGGTTTATCTGGCCTCTGGGAGGTTGGGGGATCGGGCTGGCGTTTCACGCTTTCAAGGCTTTCAGTTCCGGTAGTGCAGTGAACTGGAAAGAAAAGATGATTGAGAAAGAGCAAGAGAAGCTCGATCAGTAA
- a CDS encoding thioredoxin-like domain-containing protein, which yields MPGKRAFLNRIYFYIAIIAFLFAGNLFQTSSVFADDKTPAKETKQADQDKELAVKNPFPNRPKAPSLDGGTEWLNTSGEITLKDLRGKVVLIDFWTYCCINCMHVLPDLAYLEAKYPNELVVIGCHSAKFDNEKETDNIRRAIQRYEIKHPVINDSNMTVWRKYGVRAWPSMVLIDPEGNYCGHISGEGNREVLDQVLERVIAYHRAKGTLDETPVHFELEAAKLKPTPLKFPGKLLADAPNQRLFISDSNHNRIVITSLDGKLIDVIGSGQIGKQDGDYKTASFDHPQGMALVGNTLYVADTENHMIRTVDLDKKQVATLAGTGEQARYRSPGGKLRESALNSPWALAEINGVLYICMAGPHQIWQHKLGSDDISVYAGSGREDITNGPLDTSAFAQTSDITVDGDVFYVVDSEGSAVRKVDTKKKNVTTVAGTSDLERGRSLFEFGDKDGIGDQARLQHPLGVLFDKGRLFVADTYNHKLKTINLKTNEVKSFLGTGKDGAALNPAEFSEPSGLALVGNRLFVADTNNHRICVVNLDDNKVSEFKVQGLAPPSLPKKADDSFAPAKNALAVSAQTVASGKPFKITVTPKLPAEYKLSPLAPVKFSFKSDTNQASVKGKGTVSGNQLVLELPALKDPSGAYTLNLRFGYCRDGVGGLCKQHSAHWSIPIQTAAGSKTTEISLPLDLSKE from the coding sequence ATGCCGGGAAAGCGAGCTTTTCTGAATCGAATCTACTTCTATATTGCAATCATCGCATTTCTTTTTGCCGGCAATCTATTCCAGACCTCATCTGTGTTCGCGGATGATAAAACACCTGCTAAAGAGACGAAGCAGGCAGATCAGGACAAAGAACTGGCTGTGAAAAACCCGTTTCCGAATCGTCCCAAGGCACCCAGCCTGGATGGCGGGACAGAATGGTTGAACACATCGGGGGAGATCACACTCAAGGACTTGCGGGGCAAAGTGGTTCTGATCGATTTCTGGACTTACTGTTGTATCAACTGCATGCACGTGCTCCCCGATCTGGCGTATCTGGAAGCAAAGTACCCGAATGAACTGGTTGTAATTGGCTGTCATTCTGCCAAGTTTGACAATGAAAAAGAGACCGATAACATCCGCCGGGCGATTCAGCGCTACGAAATCAAACATCCGGTCATCAACGATTCCAATATGACAGTCTGGCGCAAGTACGGCGTGCGGGCCTGGCCTTCGATGGTGTTGATTGATCCCGAAGGAAATTACTGTGGGCATATATCCGGAGAAGGAAATCGCGAAGTGCTCGATCAAGTTCTGGAACGGGTGATTGCCTATCATCGAGCGAAAGGTACCCTCGATGAAACCCCCGTGCATTTCGAACTGGAAGCAGCCAAGCTGAAACCAACGCCTTTGAAGTTTCCCGGCAAGCTGCTCGCCGACGCCCCCAACCAGCGGCTGTTTATTTCCGATAGCAATCACAATCGCATTGTGATCACCTCGCTCGATGGAAAACTGATCGACGTCATCGGCTCCGGTCAGATTGGCAAACAGGACGGCGATTACAAAACGGCGTCCTTTGATCATCCGCAAGGCATGGCGCTGGTCGGCAACACGCTGTATGTGGCGGACACCGAAAACCATATGATCCGCACCGTGGATCTCGATAAAAAACAGGTGGCAACACTCGCAGGCACCGGCGAGCAGGCCCGTTATCGTTCGCCGGGCGGCAAGCTCAGAGAATCCGCGCTCAACAGTCCCTGGGCACTCGCTGAGATTAATGGCGTGCTTTATATCTGCATGGCAGGGCCGCACCAGATCTGGCAGCATAAATTGGGCAGCGATGACATCAGCGTCTACGCCGGCTCGGGACGGGAAGATATCACCAACGGTCCGTTGGATACGTCGGCGTTCGCTCAAACCTCTGATATCACCGTTGACGGCGATGTCTTTTACGTCGTGGACAGTGAAGGCTCAGCGGTACGTAAAGTTGACACCAAGAAAAAGAATGTGACCACGGTCGCAGGCACGTCCGATCTTGAACGGGGACGCTCTCTGTTTGAATTCGGTGATAAAGACGGCATTGGCGATCAGGCACGTTTACAGCATCCGCTGGGGGTTCTGTTTGACAAAGGTCGTCTATTTGTCGCGGATACCTACAACCACAAACTGAAAACCATTAATCTCAAAACGAACGAGGTCAAATCTTTCCTGGGAACCGGTAAAGATGGTGCTGCACTGAACCCGGCCGAGTTCTCCGAACCGTCAGGTCTGGCGCTTGTGGGCAATCGATTGTTTGTCGCTGATACGAACAATCATCGGATCTGTGTCGTGAACCTGGACGATAACAAGGTCAGCGAATTCAAAGTGCAGGGTTTAGCGCCCCCCAGCTTACCGAAAAAGGCAGATGACAGTTTTGCACCCGCTAAAAATGCACTCGCGGTCTCTGCTCAAACTGTCGCATCAGGCAAACCTTTCAAAATTACAGTCACGCCCAAGCTGCCGGCTGAGTATAAACTCTCGCCACTGGCACCAGTGAAGTTTTCCTTTAAATCGGACACGAATCAGGCATCCGTCAAAGGCAAGGGGACCGTGTCGGGAAATCAACTGGTTCTGGAACTGCCCGCCTTAAAAGATCCTTCAGGAGCTTACACACTCAATCTGAGATTCGGCTACTGTCGCGACGGTGTGGGCGGATTATGCAAACAACATTCTGCTCATTGGAGTATTCCCATTCAGACTGCTGCAGGGAGCAAGACGACCGAGATTTCGTTACCGTTGGATCTCTCAAAAGAATGA